From the genome of Thermogutta terrifontis, one region includes:
- a CDS encoding DUF4832 domain-containing protein, whose amino-acid sequence MVTSNGGRFLLWAGFVGVMACGLRTQGADNQNWQVIHPADNGAVLENPGMGWVLHYYDNVPANYGSRLEPSDTVDEFPGLTVVYLRIPWSYLEPAEGQYCWSVLDTPAQRWISRGKKIALRISCSESWTRYATPEWVEKAGAKGYNFRVGQGVTEDGPFWEPDYNDPVFLEKLDHFLAALAARYDGNPEVAFIDVGSFGVWGEGHTFSSTRIKYPAETVIRHIDLYRKHFKHTLLAANDDFVMTENGELAIAHALQSGLTLRDDSILVQKRPNSYFHAGMAQDFWPRWPVILESEHYGPSRDRGAWEDGTLYLRAMLEYHASYVSIHWWPHEFLQENRTLVDRMNRYLGYRLVPTEVRLPQTGTVRKPLSWSVTFENRGVAPCYCGGFPALTLKDAQGGIVAVLVNTQANVRDLKVRDVAIKGPKAEGDPEADLGPPIPTTWETASCLPFQLRPGRYRVFLSVGTMTGTPQIAMPLDGDDGQRRYFLAEVEITSDAERSEGK is encoded by the coding sequence ATGGTGACGTCAAACGGCGGAAGATTTTTGCTCTGGGCAGGTTTTGTCGGTGTGATGGCGTGCGGACTGCGCACGCAGGGGGCAGACAATCAGAATTGGCAGGTCATTCATCCGGCCGATAACGGCGCTGTTCTGGAGAACCCTGGAATGGGTTGGGTCCTCCACTATTACGACAATGTCCCCGCAAACTACGGCTCGCGGTTGGAACCGTCGGATACCGTGGACGAATTTCCCGGCCTTACCGTGGTCTATCTCCGCATCCCGTGGTCCTACCTGGAACCTGCCGAAGGTCAGTACTGCTGGTCGGTCCTTGATACCCCCGCTCAACGCTGGATTTCCCGAGGTAAGAAAATCGCCCTGCGGATCAGTTGTTCTGAATCCTGGACGCGTTACGCAACACCCGAATGGGTCGAGAAAGCCGGGGCCAAAGGGTATAACTTTCGTGTAGGCCAGGGAGTTACCGAAGATGGACCGTTCTGGGAACCGGACTACAACGACCCTGTGTTTCTGGAAAAACTCGACCATTTTTTGGCGGCCCTGGCCGCCCGCTATGACGGCAATCCCGAGGTCGCGTTCATCGATGTGGGCTCGTTTGGTGTCTGGGGGGAAGGGCATACCTTCAGCAGCACGCGGATCAAATATCCGGCTGAAACCGTCATCCGTCATATTGACCTGTACCGCAAACATTTCAAACACACGCTGCTGGCCGCCAACGACGATTTTGTCATGACCGAAAATGGCGAACTGGCTATTGCCCATGCCCTGCAGAGCGGTCTGACACTTCGAGATGACAGCATTCTTGTGCAAAAACGCCCCAACAGTTATTTCCATGCTGGGATGGCTCAGGATTTCTGGCCGCGATGGCCCGTCATTTTGGAGTCCGAGCACTACGGCCCATCACGTGATCGTGGGGCGTGGGAGGACGGCACGCTCTACCTTCGCGCCATGCTGGAGTATCATGCGAGTTACGTTTCCATTCACTGGTGGCCGCACGAATTCCTGCAGGAGAACAGAACCCTCGTCGATCGCATGAATCGCTACCTGGGTTACCGGCTGGTGCCCACGGAGGTGCGTTTACCCCAGACGGGCACCGTCCGGAAACCGCTGAGCTGGAGCGTCACATTTGAGAACCGTGGCGTTGCGCCCTGCTATTGCGGAGGTTTCCCCGCCCTGACCCTCAAGGACGCCCAGGGCGGCATCGTGGCCGTGCTTGTCAACACGCAGGCAAATGTCAGGGATCTTAAAGTGCGGGATGTGGCCATCAAAGGTCCCAAGGCGGAAGGAGACCCGGAGGCTGATCTGGGCCCGCCCATTCCAACCACCTGGGAAACCGCGAGTTGCCTGCCGTTTCAGCTTCGGCCGGGACGCTATCGCGTGTTTCTTTCGGTGGGAACCATGACGGGGACTCCGCAGATCGCGATGCCCCTCGATGGAGACGACGGCCAGCGCCGCTATTTCCTGGCTGAGGTGGAAATCACTTCCGATGCGGAGCGATCAGAGGGAAAATAA